A portion of the Microlunatus phosphovorus NM-1 genome contains these proteins:
- a CDS encoding ACT domain-containing protein: protein MMRVSLPDRPGSLGLVASAVGSVGGDINAVEIVEKGDGVVVDDFIVDLPPDRLPETMIAACQHLDDVRVEWISRYPEGGGLQSDLEALERMTADPANAAETLVSLSPVVFRSHWSVLLDVAGDRVSTLRATTLAPEFHTANAGPLTPFETTHRCDLAAGWLPGWAESTAVVVPLTRDRVIVIGRHGGPPFLDSEIARLHHLAELIK from the coding sequence CTGATGCGGGTGTCCCTCCCCGACCGGCCCGGCTCGCTGGGCCTGGTCGCCAGTGCCGTGGGCAGCGTCGGCGGTGACATCAACGCGGTCGAGATCGTCGAGAAGGGCGACGGCGTGGTGGTGGACGACTTCATCGTCGATCTGCCGCCCGACCGGCTGCCCGAGACGATGATCGCCGCCTGCCAGCACCTGGACGACGTACGCGTGGAGTGGATCTCGCGCTATCCCGAGGGCGGCGGGCTGCAGTCCGACCTGGAGGCGCTCGAGCGGATGACCGCCGATCCGGCCAACGCGGCCGAGACGCTGGTGTCGCTGAGCCCCGTGGTCTTCCGCTCACACTGGTCGGTGTTGCTCGACGTGGCCGGCGATCGGGTGTCCACGCTTCGGGCGACCACGCTGGCACCTGAGTTCCACACCGCCAATGCCGGACCGCTCACCCCGTTCGAGACGACGCACCGCTGCGATCTGGCGGCCGGTTGGCTGCCCGGCTGGGCCGAGTCGACGGCGGTCGTGGTGCCCCTGACGCGCGACCGGGTGATCGTCATCGGCCGGCACGGCGGGCCGCCGTTCCTCGACTCCGAGATCGCCCGGCTGCACCACCTGGCCGAACTGATCAAGTAG